From Arachis stenosperma cultivar V10309 chromosome 2, arast.V10309.gnm1.PFL2, whole genome shotgun sequence, one genomic window encodes:
- the LOC130962798 gene encoding uncharacterized protein LOC130962798, giving the protein MLDMWVLLPYREPPVLNHADFVVFRCRTNQIAPRGRGRGHGRGRTNARGPEINPNDLVNFMTVLENMAAAMQATTEALGQQMNNHGNDGGYGASTASTCGTRRAACRVCYLFSHWGSIALVAMSLTSPIARTAKELELLQLKHGTMSVSEYTNKFEELFRHLHTPNQSKNIHLSLTHRRRDQESHEIKMATKQSTTTTLVHVNEDYIDMELVTSCSSNLCPPQKSYSREFEFQMTPLSSNEKDSTASVADELFYNGKLLPLHNVKSFSSLEDSNFPIITNTNTNNNHLFDDSFSNIISPSESCRLSSDFAVTPDEYLFEWSNCSSQINNNSNVLLPNNKKSSSSSWSKKLKQINVGQRIKNSRSYIRSLFFTKASSGSSRCKEYQDLKMKNKKNNHQFGMNIVEDDEFSSIHGRRSFSGVVQRHCGPSKSSYLSTSSSGSSSCSSSFSFSSSSGYNNNDLQFFKRNIINAANNCEIEGSIEGAIAHCKKSQQKFASPKVAICGKQENEELLPTIPRREVN; this is encoded by the exons atgttagatatGTGGGTACTGTTACCATAcagagaacctccggttctcaaccatgcggattttgtggttttcagatgtaGGAC aaACCAGAtagcgcctcgtggacgcggtagaggccATGGGAGAGGTCGTACTAATGCTCGTGGACCGGAGATCAACCCTAACGACCTGGTGAACTTTATGACTgtgttggagaacatggctgctgctatgcaggcCACTACTGAagctcttgggcaacagatgaacaaccatggcaaTGACGGAG GCTATGGAGCAAGCACTGCAAGCACATGTGGTACCCGAAgggcagcgtgtcgagtttgctacctatttTCTCACTggggaagcatcgcattggtggcaatgAGTCTGACGTCTCCTATAGCaag GACGGCCAAGGAACTTGAGTTACTGCAGCTGAAGCATGGTACTATGTCTGTATCTGAGTATACtaacaagtttgaggagctgttcag GCATCTCCATACTCCAAACCAAAGCAAAAATATTCATTTAAGTTTAACACATAGAAGAAGAGATCAAGAATCACATGAAATAAAAATGGCCACAAAACAATCAACAACTACTACTTTGGTTCATGTGAATGAAGACTACATTGACATGGAATTAGTCACTTCTTGTTCTTCAAACTTGTGTCCACCACAAAAAAGCTACAGCAGAGAATTTGAATTCCAAATGACTCCATTGTCATCAAATGAGAAAGATTCAACAGCTTCTGTTGCTGATGAACTCTTCTACAATGGAAAACTACTCCCTCTTCATAATGTGAAgtcattttcatctttggaaGATTCCAACTTTCCCATCatcaccaacaccaacaccaacaaCAACCACCTTTTCGATGATTCATTCAGTAACATTATTTCACCTTCAGAATCATGCAGATTAAGCAGTGATTTTGCTGTAACCCCAGATGAATACTTGTTTGAATGGTCTAATTGTTCTTCTCAAATCAACAACAATAGCAATGTTCTTCTTCCAAATAATAagaaatcttcttcttcttcatggtcAAAGAAGCTGAAGCAGATTAATGTGGGTCAAAGGATCAAGAATTCAAGGTCTTACATTAGATCCTTGTTCTTCACCAAAGCATCATCTGGTTCTTCAAGATGCAAAGAGTATCAGGATttgaagatgaagaacaagaagaacaacCACCAATTTGGGATGAACATTGTTGAAGATGATGAGTTTAGTAGCATCCATGGTAGAAGATCTTTTTCTGGGGTGGTTCAGCGGCATTGTGGTCCATCAAAGTCTTCATATTTATCAACATCTTCATCTGGGTCAAGTTCATGTTCTTCATCTTTCTCATTCAGTTCTTCATCAGGGTATAACAATAATGATTTGCAATTTTTCAAAAGGAACATCATCAATGCTGCAAATAATTGTGAAATTGAAGGTTCAATTGAAGGTGCCATTGCACATTGCAAGAAGTCTCAGCAGAAATTTGCTTCCCCAAAAGTTGCAATTTGTGGGAAACaagaaaatgaagaattacTACCTACCATTCCTAGAAGAGAGGTTAATTAA